From the Candidatus Peribacteria bacterium genome, one window contains:
- a CDS encoding alpha/beta hydrolase has protein sequence MEKKTLLCLHGWGGSKDSFTELRDALKGTDIEILTPDLPGFGDEPEPVRPWTTDDYADWVVNWLAKEQEARSNRQEEIFLIGHSHGGRIAIKLAAGHMLPIGHLFLCASAGIRHPRHFKRMIGLTLAKTGKFFLSIPGMRHLQPVGKAFLYRLVRVHDYEKASPVMRDTLINVTEEDLRPLLQTIDVPTDIFWGTEDQMTPIADGYLIAKKIPGSALHTYPGVRHRVHRDRAEEIARLVKKAVSS, from the coding sequence ATGGAAAAAAAGACTCTTCTCTGTCTCCACGGCTGGGGCGGCTCCAAAGACTCATTTACCGAACTCCGTGATGCCCTGAAGGGAACAGACATCGAAATTCTCACACCGGATCTCCCGGGCTTTGGCGATGAGCCGGAACCCGTACGCCCGTGGACAACAGATGATTACGCAGACTGGGTAGTAAACTGGCTTGCAAAGGAACAAGAAGCGAGAAGCAACAGGCAAGAAGAGATTTTTTTAATTGGACACTCACACGGCGGTCGTATTGCGATCAAGCTGGCAGCGGGTCACATGCTGCCGATCGGCCATCTGTTTCTGTGTGCATCTGCAGGAATCCGGCACCCACGGCACTTCAAGCGCATGATCGGACTGACACTCGCAAAGACCGGAAAATTCTTTCTCTCGATTCCTGGCATGCGGCATCTGCAACCGGTCGGGAAAGCATTTCTGTACAGACTCGTCCGTGTCCACGACTACGAAAAGGCATCACCCGTCATGCGCGACACGCTCATCAATGTCACCGAAGAGGATCTGCGCCCCCTCCTCCAGACTATCGATGTTCCGACGGATATCTTTTGGGGCACCGAAGACCAGATGACGCCGATTGCCGATGGATACCTGATAGCAAAAAAAATTCCGGGCAGTGCACTGCATACGTATCCGGGCGTAAGGCATCGGGTGCATCGGGATCGGGCGGAGGAGATTGCGAGACTGGTGAAGAAGGCCGTGTCATCCTGA
- a CDS encoding UDP-N-acetylmuramoyl-tripeptide--D-alanyl-D-alanine ligase, with the protein MLLLFGILTIIGCLSPLLTFLALFQQKEWRLDRLGEHLRREGVIRQLWGWVRPGMAVLFVLTDIFFVFMVRNATNSNEAAQLALLLLVAHGGWLLFFAGMTAVQLLLHKQRSPVWTSKAKLMAVIAGMLDIAATSIWLFSIYSPAVILLAQPLIVLIAWAALLPLDRYLKAQWFARARAVRDTWKDSIVIGIAGSVGKTTTKELIKHLLSDLHPITTPAHVNTEMGVAQWMVTESRKMKAERSPVIVEMGAYKKGEIALMCTFVKPTIGVMTALGSDHLALFGSEDAITEANAELLHALPKSGHAFLYADNNAVRSLVSTLDCHVTLAGLHKDADIRVEKVTETDKGLTAHLEDTTCTVALHGMHNVGNILLAVGIAKKLGISDERIRELLESFQPLAHTFNVRTEHGVRIVDDTYNSSLLSIRAALDWAKSQNERPRILLMSGLLETGNQEEAFLKELGAAAKGSIERVIFTADTGRTAFEETYGKPVEILSSHSTPAPAGSLLLCLGRMPLSAIQKLLSKSPITHNP; encoded by the coding sequence ATGCTCCTCCTTTTCGGAATTCTGACCATTATCGGGTGTCTATCGCCTCTTCTGACATTCCTGGCTCTTTTCCAGCAGAAGGAATGGCGCCTGGACCGTTTGGGAGAGCACCTGCGCCGGGAAGGCGTTATCCGACAGCTCTGGGGGTGGGTGCGACCGGGCATGGCTGTTCTGTTTGTCCTGACTGACATCTTTTTTGTCTTCATGGTCCGCAATGCGACAAATAGTAACGAGGCCGCTCAGTTGGCACTCCTGCTTCTCGTTGCACATGGAGGCTGGCTTCTGTTCTTTGCAGGAATGACCGCAGTACAGCTCCTCCTCCACAAGCAGCGCTCCCCCGTCTGGACCAGCAAAGCAAAACTGATGGCCGTCATTGCAGGGATGCTCGACATTGCTGCCACCAGCATCTGGCTGTTTTCCATCTATTCTCCGGCCGTCATTCTGCTGGCGCAGCCACTCATTGTCCTCATCGCCTGGGCTGCCCTGCTGCCGCTCGACAGGTATCTGAAGGCGCAATGGTTCGCACGCGCACGCGCTGTCCGCGACACCTGGAAAGATTCCATTGTGATCGGTATTGCAGGAAGCGTCGGAAAGACAACCACTAAAGAGCTCATCAAACATTTACTAAGTGATCTACATCCGATTACTACACCTGCACACGTGAACACAGAAATGGGCGTCGCTCAATGGATGGTCACTGAAAGCCGAAAGATGAAAGCCGAACGCTCACCTGTCATTGTAGAGATGGGCGCCTATAAAAAAGGAGAAATCGCTCTGATGTGTACATTCGTAAAACCGACGATTGGTGTGATGACCGCACTCGGCTCAGATCATCTGGCCCTCTTCGGATCGGAAGACGCAATCACAGAGGCAAACGCCGAACTGCTTCATGCTCTCCCGAAAAGCGGGCACGCATTTCTCTACGCCGATAACAACGCCGTGCGATCTCTGGTTTCGACTCTCGATTGTCACGTGACGCTTGCCGGGCTTCATAAAGATGCAGATATCCGCGTGGAAAAAGTCACAGAGACCGATAAGGGCCTGACTGCCCATCTGGAAGATACGACCTGTACCGTTGCCCTGCATGGCATGCACAACGTCGGCAATATTCTTCTTGCGGTTGGTATCGCCAAAAAACTCGGCATCAGCGATGAGCGGATCAGAGAGCTTTTGGAATCCTTCCAGCCTCTCGCCCACACCTTCAATGTCCGTACCGAACACGGCGTCCGCATTGTCGATGACACCTATAACAGCAGTCTCCTCAGTATCCGCGCCGCACTCGATTGGGCGAAATCCCAGAATGAACGCCCGCGTATTCTGCTGATGAGCGGATTACTGGAAACTGGAAACCAGGAAGAGGCATTTTTAAAGGAGCTCGGAGCCGCCGCCAAAGGCAGTATCGAACGCGTGATTTTCACAGCGGATACCGGCCGCACCGCCTTTGAAGAAACCTACGGCAAACCGGTCGAGATCCTCTCCAGTCACAGCACTCCCGCTCCAGCCGGCAGCCTCCTCCTCTGCCTCGGCCGCATGCCCCTCTCTGCAATCCAAAAACTTCTCTCCAAGTCCCCCATAACCCATAACCCATAA